The Gloeocapsopsis sp. IPPAS B-1203 DNA segment GTTAATCCTGATACTGCTGTTCTCGCACCAGCTTGAATATTAACCACCGTACCCATCGTTGCGCCTGCGCCTGGTAAGCCCCCGCATAGCCCAGAAACCATGTTGGCAATACCTTGACCAATAAGTTCTTTATCAGAGTTGTGTTGCGTGCGTGTAATGCTATCTGCAATCACAGCGGTGAGTAGAGTATCAATACAGCCCAGCATCCCTAACACGACACCATCGATTGCCATCGTTGTTATTTGTCCGGCACTAAAGACGGGCATTTGCAATTGTGGCAATCCTGTAGGAATCTCACCGATGCGGCGGATATCAACTCCTTGAAAGAAGATTAAAGATACCACTGTTCCGACAATCAATGCAACAAGTTGCGGTGGGACAATGCGCTTAAATTTGCGTGGCATGAAAAACAGAATTGCCAAACTCAGCGCCCCTAATATGGCTTCGGCAGGATTAATATTTGACAACAACTGCGGTAAGCTTTGCACTGTACCAAGGACGCCACCTTTGGGAGCCGCTTGTCCTACAAAGGGAGCAATCTGCAAAATAATTAGGATCACTCCAATACCGGACATAAAGCCTGAAATCACGCTATAGGGCATTAACGTGATGTATTTCCCTAGCTTGAATATACCAAAGAGGATCTGAAACAACCCCGCCAGCATGACGACAGTAAACGCCATTGCCAAGCCATTTTCTGGATCTCTCGCGACCAGAGTTGCGATAATCCCAGTTATAACTACGGTCATTGGGCCGGTTGGCTCAGAAATCAGCGTCGGTGTACCGCCAAATAGTGCCGCGAAAAAGCCGACGCAAACAGCACCATAAAGCCCTGCCTGCGCACCTGCGCCTGAGGCAACGCCGAATGCCAATGCCAGAGGCAATGACACAATTGCAGCAGTGACTCCACCGAATAAATCACCGCGTAAGTTGCGAAAATGGATACGATTGGTTAATTGCATTCTTAGGCTATGTTATGGATGAATCAAAGTGTTTCTATGCAAGTATCAAACAAGAAATACACAGAACTTCTTGCACTATTTACGCATGATTAAATGTATAAATAGTTGACTCGGATAAGCTAAAAAATCACAAGCTAAAACGTGCTAGTAAAAGTAGTGAGTATGCTCCTTAAGGAATAAAAGAATATGCTCAAGCGGTACGTTAAACAATAGAATACAGCTTTTACTGCAGATTTAGTTAAGTCTATGTCACTAATTATTAAAGGAATATTAAATCTTGTAAATAGATAAATCTCTATGGATTTTAGTTATAGTACAAACAAAATTTAACTATAATTTAAATTAATGATTTTCATTAAATAGAAAGTTCAGTGAATAATCAAGTTTAACAACTTGGTGCATTGTGGATGCGTGCAATGACAGCCGCGACCAAATGGTTATGCAATCTAAATTGCAGTAGCGATCGCACTTAAGCGCAAATCTCTCCTATGCTGGTAGAAGTCAGAGTTAATAGCTGTAAGAACCGATGACGAATCCGCGTGTATTGTGCCTAGGGGAAATTTTATTCGATTGCCTTGCCGATCAAATTGGGCGATCGCTTGAAGAAGTCGAATCATGGACACCATACCCTGGAGGCGCACCGGCAAATGTCGCGTGTAGTTTAGTCAAGTTGGGCACGCCATCAGGATTTGTGGGTTGTGTAGGCGAAGACGAACCTGGAAATGCACTTGTGCAGCTATTACAAGATGTAGGTGTGGATACGACAGGAATACAACGTCACTCTACCGCGCCGACGCGACAGGTTTATGTAGTACGTTCAGAATCAGGCGATCGCACGTTTGCTGGCTTTGGTGAGTTCAAAACTGAAGAATTTGCAGATACGTACCTGCAAGCCGATAAGTTACCTGTTCAGCTATTTGAAAACGCAGATTTCCTTGTGCTAGGAACTTTGGAACTAGCTTATCCTGAAAGTCGTGCTAGTGTGTTTCGTGCTTTGGACTTGGCAGAAGAGTACAATGTCAAAGTTATCTTAGATGTAAACTGGCGTCCGGTATTTTGGGATAGTGAAGAGACTGCAGTGCAAATTATTCCCAAACTCTACGATCGCATCGATTTTCTTAAGCTGTCTGAAGAAGAGGCTGAATTGTTGTTTAATACTCTTGATCCAGGAGCAATTAACTATCGTCTGGAATCGATTGAAGGCGTATTAATCACTGCAGGTGAAAATGGCTGTGCTTATTGTTTAGGAGAAAATGAAGGTAAAGTACCAAGTTTTCCTGTCAAAGTTGTCGATACAACAGGTGCAGGAGATAGTTTCCTAGCAGCATTTGTTCACCAGCTAAATCAACAAGGTATCAGTAGCTTGCAAGATTCAGATGTTGCCAAATATGTTGTGAAGTATGCCAATGCAGCAGGGGCATTAACAACAACAAAACCAGGCGCGATCGCCTCACAACCAAGCAACACCGAAGTAGAATCTTTTCTCGCAACTAACTCAATTGACTCCGAAAGCGATTCACACTAACCGTTAGTAAAACGACAACAAAAGTGAAGAGCGCAAGTACATGAGGGAATAAAATATCTATACCAACGCCTTTGAGCAGAATCCCGCGTGAGATGGCGACAAAGTGACGTAGGGGATTGAGTAGGGAAAGGTATTGAAAGAAAACTGGCATACTT contains these protein-coding regions:
- a CDS encoding SulP family inorganic anion transporter; this translates as MQLTNRIHFRNLRGDLFGGVTAAIVSLPLALAFGVASGAGAQAGLYGAVCVGFFAALFGGTPTLISEPTGPMTVVITGIIATLVARDPENGLAMAFTVVMLAGLFQILFGIFKLGKYITLMPYSVISGFMSGIGVILIILQIAPFVGQAAPKGGVLGTVQSLPQLLSNINPAEAILGALSLAILFFMPRKFKRIVPPQLVALIVGTVVSLIFFQGVDIRRIGEIPTGLPQLQMPVFSAGQITTMAIDGVVLGMLGCIDTLLTAVIADSITRTQHNSDKELIGQGIANMVSGLCGGLPGAGATMGTVVNIQAGARTAVSGLTRAIILLVVVLGAASLTQPIPMAVLAGIALKVGIDILDWSFLKRAHHVSVKGTLIMYGVLFLTVFVDLIVAVGVGVFIANILTIERLSQYREKDVKVISDTDDDIVLNPEEKQLLEQANNRVLLFYLSGPMIFGLSKAIAREHTAMQDHDVLILDLSDVPILGVTASLAIENAIKDAVDQGRQVFIVGATDKIKLRLERLGIFNLIPPQNVTTDRVEALRQAVELVYRSGKGAVQSDRLAVGHGTSEGYSTDATDMPLPQ
- a CDS encoding carbohydrate kinase — encoded protein: MTNPRVLCLGEILFDCLADQIGRSLEEVESWTPYPGGAPANVACSLVKLGTPSGFVGCVGEDEPGNALVQLLQDVGVDTTGIQRHSTAPTRQVYVVRSESGDRTFAGFGEFKTEEFADTYLQADKLPVQLFENADFLVLGTLELAYPESRASVFRALDLAEEYNVKVILDVNWRPVFWDSEETAVQIIPKLYDRIDFLKLSEEEAELLFNTLDPGAINYRLESIEGVLITAGENGCAYCLGENEGKVPSFPVKVVDTTGAGDSFLAAFVHQLNQQGISSLQDSDVAKYVVKYANAAGALTTTKPGAIASQPSNTEVESFLATNSIDSESDSH